The Streptomyces sp. 135 sequence TACACCGGCAGGAGCAGCGAGAACATCGCGAGCGAGGGGATGGTGTACAGGATCGTGGTGAGCGCGAGGACGGGCCCGGCGGCCCAGCGCCAGCGGCGGGCGAGCACGGCGAGGGGCACGGCGACGACGAGAGCGATGAGAACGGAGACGGCGGTCAGTTCGAGATGCTGCACGACCGCGTCGAGGACGATCTGGCGGCGGGTGCTCAGATACTCGCCGCAGACCCACTCATTGCGCGCGAGGCAGTCGTCGGGGGGCGCGGTCACCTGTCCATTCAAGGCGGGGCGGGGGATGGCGGCGCGTTGTGGTGACCCGGACGGGGCACGGCGGGTCTCGGACGTCGGGGGTCGATGAGCCGTGGATCCCCGCCGGACGCGGCGCGGCTGCGGTGGTCGGCGCCGGGGGATGTCCTGTGCGCTCGGGACGGGGAGTCGTGGTGACCCGGGCGGGGGATCTCCAGGGCTCAGACGTCGGGGATCCATGAGCCGTGGATCTCCGCCGGGACGCGGCGCGGCGGAGCAGCTGCGGCGGTCGGCCGTCGGGGGATGTCCCGCGCGCTCGGGACGGGGAGCTCGGAGGCGGCCCGCGCGAGGCAGTCGTCGGGAGGCGATGTCACCCGCCCATTCAAGGCCGGGGCGGCGGCGCGTGACGGCGCGTCGTGGGGGCCCGGACGGGGCACGGCCCCGGCTCAGACGTCAGGGATCCACGAGCCGTGGATCCCCATCAGAACACGGCGCGGCAGTTCGGCCACGGCGATCGGCGGCCTGGGGATCTCCCGTGCACTCGGGACAGGGAGCTCGGAGGCGGCCCGCGCGAGGCAGTCGTCGGGAGGCGCGGTCGCTCGCCCATTCGAGGCGGGGCGGCGGGTGGTGACGCGTTGGGGTGGCCCGGACGGGGCACGGCTCCGGCTCAGGCGTCAGGGATCCACGAGCCGTGGATCCCCGTCGGAACGCGGCGCGGCAGCTCGACCGCTGCGATGGGCGGCCGGGTGATGTCCCGCGCGCTCAGGACGAGGAGTTCGGACGCGTCCCGCGCGAGGTCGCTGACCAGGGTCATGAGGTAGCCGTCGTCCTCGGCCGTTCCCCCGGCCGCCGGTACGAAGTACGGCTCGCCGTACATCCGCCCGGGCCCCGCGTCCGCGATCTGCCGCTGACCGGTCAACGCGTCGTACTTGACCAGCGCGTACCGTTCCAGACCCGCGCCGGGGAAGGCGACGGTGTACGTGTAGCGGTGCGCCGAGCCGGTCAACGCCTCGTTGATCGTGGCGAACTCGGTGACGAGGGAGTCGAGCCGCTCCTCACGGGCCGTGCCGGTGGCCGGGTCCAGGATCCAGCGGTGCCGCATCGAGCCGACATCGGGCACCGGCGGGTGGCCGGGCGCGCCGGTCCACCACTTCCAGCTGCTCTCCCAGGACGACCGGTCGTAGCGGGGGCCCTCCACGACGATCCGCCCCGCCACGTCCTCATAGGCGTTGGTCACATGGATCATCGCGCCGGCCTCCACCTCGTACCAGACGGGCTCGGCGGGTCCGCTGCGCGGCATCACGCCGATCCGGGGCCGGTACGTGTCGCTCCATCGGTACGGGATCCCGGAGTGCTCCTCGGCGTCGAAGACGACCGGCAGGTCGAGCCAGACGGTGTGGTGCGCGGTGAGGCCGAAGTCGTGCATCAGAGTGGGCCCTGCGCCCGGCACCACCTGACTTCTGATCAACTCCCCCTGGGCGTCGGCCACGTAGTACGTCAGGTACGGCGCCATGGGCGAGTAGCCGAAGAAATGCAGTTCGCCGGTCTCCGGGTCCTCCCTGGGGTGCGCCGTCATGGCGGTCGTGAGCCTGCCCCGGAAGTCGTACGCGCCGATCGTGTCGAGCTCGGGGCTCATCTCGAAGGGCAGGTTCGCCTCTTGCAGGGCGAGGATGCGGCCCGCGTGCCCGATGACGTGGGTGCCCGCGACGCTGGCGGTGAGGTCGACGGTGCCGTCGCCGCGGACCAGCGGAGCGCCGTCCAGGGCGGGAGTGCGGACCCAGCGGTTGCGGTACCACTGGGCGCGGCCCCCACCGAGACGCACACCGTGCAGCATGCCCGCGCCGCGGAACCAGTGGGAGGGTTCCTGGCCGGGCTTGGGGTTGTGCCCGTTACGGAAGTAACGGCCGGACAGCTCGGGCGGGACGGCGCCTCGGACGGTCAGGTCCCGTGCGGTGATCTCATCGGGGACCGGGGTGAAATGGCCGGTGAGGTAAGGGAGTTGCGGGCGATCGACACCGACGGCGTTGTCGGGATGGCTCGTGGTCGCGGTCGTGGTCATGGTCCGGGTTCTCCTTGTGGTGTGGCCGGTGTGGCGCGGTGTGGCGTGGGCGGTCCGGGGGCCGCTCGGGATGCGCGCGGCCCGACTCCACACGTGGGATCGGCTCGAAACGGCCGGTGCCGTCAGGGCGTGAGGACGACCTTGCCGCTGACCGTGCCCGACTCGGCGAGCCGCATGGCGTCGGCGACGCGGGCCAGGGGCAGTTCGGCGGCGACGCTCGCGCTGATCTCGCCGCGTTCGAGCGCGGCGAACACCTCGCCGAGGTCGGCGCGGAGCCGGGCCCGGAAGCGGTCCTTGCCGAAGGCGCGCCCGGCCCAGACGTTGAAGAAGTACGCGTGACGCCCATTGGGCAGGCCGTTCCACAGCCACACCCGGCCGAGGATCTTGAGCACGGGCCACTGCTTGGACCCCGTGTCGTCGCGCGTGGCCGCGGTGCCGTACGAGACGAGCGTGCCGCCGGGAGCCAGCAGCCGCCAGGAGTCGATGACGCTGCGCCCGCCCACGTGGTCGAAGACCGCGTCCACACCATCAGGCGCCAACTCCCTTACACGGCGCGGGACATCCTCGGTCCGGTAGTCGACGGTCCGGACGCCGAGCCGCCGCAAGGCCTCGTGATGGCGGGCGGAGGCCGTGCCGATCACGCGCGCACCGGCGGCGAGGGCCAGCTGGACCAGGAGGGAGCCGACCCCGCCGTTCGCCCCGTGCACCAGCACCGTCTGGCCGGCGCGGACCCGGGCCTTGCGGTGCAGCATCTGCCAGGCGGTGATGCCGTTCACCACCGCGGTCTCCGCCTCCGCGGCGCCCACTCCCCCGGGCACCTCGACGACGTCCGCCGCGTCGAGCAGGACGTGGCTGGCCCAGCCGCCGGTCTTGGTCAGTGCGGCGACCCGCTTGCCGACGAGCGAGGGCGCGACACCGGGGCCGGCCGCCAGCACCGTACCGACGAGGTCGTAGCCGGGGACGAACGGGAACGGCGGCTGGTCGAAGTAGCGGCCGCGGCGCATCTGCTGCTCGGCGAAGGAGACGCCGGTCGCCTCCATCTCGACGACGACCTCACCGGCGCCCGCGACGGGCAGGGGTCCGCGCCGCAACTGGAGTCCCTCCGGCTCGACCTGCCCCGGGAGCACGACCTCGACCAGTTCCGCAGTACTCATTTTACGACCTCTGCCTTTCCCTAGAAGCATTCGCTGTAGTTAGACGGTATAACCACTTTCCCGAGGCCGTCAAGGCATCGAGTGATAACCTCTAACTTCAGCGTCAGGGCATCAGGGACCGAAGAGGAGAGGGAGGCGGCATGTCAGAGACCGGCGGGACGGGCACGGCAGGGGAGAAGGGCGCGGGGGCGTCGGCCGGGGCCGCTGCAGGGACGCCTCGCGAGCGGTACCGCGCGCAGGTACGCGCCGAGATCAAGGAACGCGCGTGGGAGCAGATCGCCGACGCGGGGGCCTCGGCCCTGTCACTGAACGCGATCGCCAAGCGGATGGGCATGAGCGGACCGGCTCTCTACCGCTACTTCGGCAGCCGCGACGAGCTGATCACCGAACTCATCCGGGACGCCTACCGCAGCCTGGCCGACACCTTCCGCTCCGAGGCCTCCACGGCCTCCACGGCCTCCACGGCCTCCACGGCCTCCACGGCCTCCTCGGCCTCCGAAGCCTCCGAGGCCGAGGACAGCGCCGGCCTCGCGAGCCTCGCCCGCGCCCTGCGCCGGTGGGCGCAGGCCGACCCCCACCGCTACTTCCTCGTCTACGGCACGCCCGTGCCCGGCTACCACGCCCCGGACGACGTCACCGAGATCGCCTCGGAGATCATGTCGGCGCTGCTCGACGCGTGCGCGAAGCTCCCCGGCGGCACCTCGGGCGAGGCCGCCGGCCGGCCCCAGCCCTTCGAGCGGCACATCGAGGCACACGCGCAGTGGGCGGGCGAGCGCCCGGCCACGCCCGCCCAGCTCCACCGCGCCCTCTCCTTCTGGACCCGCCTGCACGGCGTGCTCTCGCTCGAACTGGCGGGCCACTTCACCGGGATGGGCTTCGACGCGGGCGCGCTCTTCGAGGCGGAACTGGACGGACTGCTCGCGCCGGCCTGACCGGTCCGCGCCGGTCCGCCGGTCACCGTGCCCAGAGGGTCAGGTCACTGCTGGTGGCGACGGCGAGGGTACGGCCGGAGGGGGAGAACCCGGCGGTCCGCAGTTCCGAGTACGTCGAGTGGAAGACGTGCCACCACCGCTCCCCGTGCGGGCCGGGGTGGGGCAGGCCGCCGTCCGTGGAGAGCAGGACGCGGTCGTTCGGCCAGGCGGGCGCGACCACTTCGAGCGTCCAGCCGTCGGCCGTGGTGGTGTGCAGCCCGCCCCCGAAGAGCCCGGCGATGCGGACGCGGCTCCCGGCGAGCACGCCGAGCCCCGGGCAGGAGAGGTCGGGCACCGCGTCCGGCGTACTGTCCTCGGGGTCGGGCTCGCGGTCCCGGGCGAGCCTCTCCCCCGTGACGGCGTCGAAGAGCCCGTGGCCGTCGCGCGAGACGACCATGACCAGGTCGTGGCCGCTGTCGGGGTGGACCCCGAAGCCGATGCCGAGCAGTCCGCCGACGGCCGCGTACGGCTCGAACACGGGGCGCCAGGGCGTGGGCGGCGCGACCACGGGTGCCGCCAGGAGGCGCTCCCGCAGGGCGAGTTGGTAGGCGGAGAGCGCGCGGCCGCCGCCCGCCGCCCCGGCGTTCGGCTCGTCGTCCATGTGCATCGTCACGCCACCATGATCCGTGACGGCGGCGCGAGGGCCGCCGGAGGGTCTGCGCCGGCAGGTGACCGTGACGGTGGGGCAGCGGTCGGCCGCGGGGCTTAGGCCTCGTGCCCCATGCGAGCGGCGCCGTCGCTGGCTAGGGTCGGCGTCCATGCAAGCCACCGAGATCACTCGCCGCGACCCGGCGGAGCGCAAGCGGGTCACTCTGGAACGGCTCGGCGCGGAGCGCGACATATGGCTGTCGACGGCCCACCCGGACCACGGGCCGCACCAGGTGCCCCTGTGGTTCCTGTGGGACGGGCAGGCGGTGTGGATGTGCACCGGCGCGAAGTCCGCGACCGCACGGAATGTGCGAGAGGAGCCACGCGTTCGGCTGGCGCTGCCGGACACCTTCGACGTGGTGCTGGTACAGGGCGAGGCGGAGTGCTACCCCGTGCGGGACGTGCCCCAGGCTGCCGCGGACGCGTTCGCGGGCAAGTTCGGCTGGGATCCGCGTACGGCGGAGGCCGCTCCCTACCTGTACCTGCGCGTTACGCCCCGGACGGTGCGCGCCTGGCGCGGGGAACCGGAGCTGCGCGGCCGGGTCATCATGCGCGAGGGGGTATGGCTGACGTAGCGCGTCTCTGGCCACCGGGCGCCCGGGAGTCGTTGAAACGGTTGACGCCCCCGCCGACCATGCGAACCGACTCCCGGCCGACACGAATCCCGCCACCCACGCCATCACCACGGAGCGCGAGACCCGACTCCCGGCCGACACGAATCCCGCCACCCGCGCCCTCACCACGGAGCGCGAGACCCGACACCCGACCCCGCACAAAGCCCACCGCCCACGCCCCAACCGCCAAGCGCCCGGACCGACTCCCGGCTGGCGCGGCCCACCACCCACGACCCCACCACTGAGCACGCGGACCGCCTCCCAGCCCCGCGCAACACCCCATCACCCACACCCCCACCGCCAAGCACGCGCATACGACCCCCGGCCCCCCATCACCCCCACCCCCACCCCCACCCCCGCCACCCAAGATCCCCGCACGACAGACTTGCCCCCATGACCACCTCAGACTTCAGGACCGACCTCCGCGTCTACCTCCAGGACGCGCG is a genomic window containing:
- a CDS encoding carotenoid oxygenase family protein, coding for MTTTATTSHPDNAVGVDRPQLPYLTGHFTPVPDEITARDLTVRGAVPPELSGRYFRNGHNPKPGQEPSHWFRGAGMLHGVRLGGGRAQWYRNRWVRTPALDGAPLVRGDGTVDLTASVAGTHVIGHAGRILALQEANLPFEMSPELDTIGAYDFRGRLTTAMTAHPREDPETGELHFFGYSPMAPYLTYYVADAQGELIRSQVVPGAGPTLMHDFGLTAHHTVWLDLPVVFDAEEHSGIPYRWSDTYRPRIGVMPRSGPAEPVWYEVEAGAMIHVTNAYEDVAGRIVVEGPRYDRSSWESSWKWWTGAPGHPPVPDVGSMRHRWILDPATGTAREERLDSLVTEFATINEALTGSAHRYTYTVAFPGAGLERYALVKYDALTGQRQIADAGPGRMYGEPYFVPAAGGTAEDDGYLMTLVSDLARDASELLVLSARDITRPPIAAVELPRRVPTGIHGSWIPDA
- a CDS encoding medium chain dehydrogenase/reductase family protein; the encoded protein is MSTAELVEVVLPGQVEPEGLQLRRGPLPVAGAGEVVVEMEATGVSFAEQQMRRGRYFDQPPFPFVPGYDLVGTVLAAGPGVAPSLVGKRVAALTKTGGWASHVLLDAADVVEVPGGVGAAEAETAVVNGITAWQMLHRKARVRAGQTVLVHGANGGVGSLLVQLALAAGARVIGTASARHHEALRRLGVRTVDYRTEDVPRRVRELAPDGVDAVFDHVGGRSVIDSWRLLAPGGTLVSYGTAATRDDTGSKQWPVLKILGRVWLWNGLPNGRHAYFFNVWAGRAFGKDRFRARLRADLGEVFAALERGEISASVAAELPLARVADAMRLAESGTVSGKVVLTP
- a CDS encoding TetR/AcrR family transcriptional regulator gives rise to the protein MSETGGTGTAGEKGAGASAGAAAGTPRERYRAQVRAEIKERAWEQIADAGASALSLNAIAKRMGMSGPALYRYFGSRDELITELIRDAYRSLADTFRSEASTASTASTASTASTASSASEASEAEDSAGLASLARALRRWAQADPHRYFLVYGTPVPGYHAPDDVTEIASEIMSALLDACAKLPGGTSGEAAGRPQPFERHIEAHAQWAGERPATPAQLHRALSFWTRLHGVLSLELAGHFTGMGFDAGALFEAELDGLLAPA
- a CDS encoding pyridoxamine 5'-phosphate oxidase family protein; its protein translation is MQATEITRRDPAERKRVTLERLGAERDIWLSTAHPDHGPHQVPLWFLWDGQAVWMCTGAKSATARNVREEPRVRLALPDTFDVVLVQGEAECYPVRDVPQAAADAFAGKFGWDPRTAEAAPYLYLRVTPRTVRAWRGEPELRGRVIMREGVWLT